In the Candidatus Saccharibacteria bacterium oral taxon 488 genome, one interval contains:
- the murD gene encoding UDP-N-acetylmuramoyl-L-alanine--D-glutamate ligase has protein sequence MKIIIAGYGLEGISSLRYFQQAFPDAEFVIADQKAVESAPDDVAVRTGESVFAEQLQDADMVVRAPGVPPRLLKTSGKIWSATNEFFDKCPAPIIGVTGTKGKGTTCSLIAAILRAAGQTVHLVGNIGVPALDALPKITKDDFVVYELSSFQLWDLEKSPTIAVVLMIEPDHLEVHAGFAEYLDAKKNIRRHQSVVDTCLYHPTNKYSREVATTPLDRPLYGCDCETCSEYCGGDALNFAQRYAVPDDGQVYVRDGYFCVQDRRICRTDHLRLPGAHNLENACAAMSAVTELPITVTDEQYAAGLESFTGLPHRLKFVAEKNSVKYYDDSIATTPGSAIAALRAFEAPKVLVVGGYDKGADYDEMAVEITRQAVRAVIIIGANAAKIEQSLRQASVTATMVALGQTTMVDVVAQANQLSRPGDVVILSPAAASFGMFKNYVDRGEQFVAAVEKLYP, from the coding sequence ATGAAGATTATTATCGCTGGCTATGGTCTTGAGGGTATATCAAGTTTGAGATATTTTCAGCAGGCTTTTCCTGATGCTGAGTTTGTCATTGCTGATCAGAAAGCGGTTGAGAGTGCGCCGGATGATGTGGCGGTGCGGACTGGCGAGTCAGTGTTCGCCGAGCAGCTGCAGGATGCCGACATGGTGGTGCGAGCACCGGGTGTGCCGCCGCGGCTACTCAAAACGTCGGGTAAAATATGGTCGGCGACCAATGAGTTTTTCGACAAATGTCCAGCGCCAATTATCGGTGTGACAGGGACGAAAGGCAAGGGTACGACCTGTAGTCTGATCGCGGCGATCTTGCGGGCGGCGGGTCAGACGGTGCATTTGGTGGGGAATATTGGTGTGCCGGCACTGGACGCGCTACCGAAGATCACAAAGGACGATTTCGTTGTCTATGAACTATCGAGTTTTCAGCTGTGGGATCTCGAGAAATCGCCAACCATTGCCGTGGTATTGATGATCGAGCCGGACCATTTGGAGGTGCATGCGGGTTTTGCCGAGTACCTTGATGCCAAGAAAAATATTCGTCGTCATCAGAGTGTTGTTGATACGTGTTTATATCATCCAACGAATAAATACTCACGGGAGGTAGCCACCACGCCGCTTGATAGGCCGTTGTATGGGTGTGACTGCGAGACATGTAGTGAATATTGCGGAGGTGATGCGTTAAATTTCGCGCAGCGCTACGCCGTTCCCGATGATGGTCAAGTATATGTCCGAGATGGTTACTTCTGCGTGCAAGATCGGCGGATTTGTCGCACTGATCACTTGCGGCTACCGGGCGCACACAACCTTGAGAACGCCTGTGCGGCGATGAGCGCGGTGACAGAATTGCCGATCACAGTGACCGACGAGCAGTACGCGGCTGGACTAGAGAGTTTTACGGGATTGCCACATCGATTAAAATTCGTTGCTGAGAAAAACAGTGTGAAGTATTACGATGACAGTATCGCTACCACGCCGGGCAGTGCCATCGCGGCGCTGCGGGCGTTTGAGGCGCCGAAAGTGCTGGTCGTCGGCGGGTACGACAAGGGGGCGGATTATGATGAAATGGCTGTGGAGATTACCAGACAAGCGGTGCGGGCGGTGATCATTATCGGGGCAAATGCGGCGAAGATTGAGCAGTCACTGCGTCAAGCATCGGTCACGGCGACGATGGTAGCGCTCGGCCAGACAACGATGGTGGATGTCGTCGCTCAAGCCAATCAATTATCTCGCCCAGGTGATGTTGTCATCCTCAGCCCGGCGGCCGCTAGCTTTGGGATGTTCAAAAATTACGTCGACCGCGGTGAGCAATTTGTGGCGGCGGTGGAGAAGCTTTATCCCTGA
- the hpt gene encoding hypoxanthine phosphoribosyltransferase, protein MNQDIAKILVTTEQINNAVARLGRELTSEYRDKNPLVIGVLRGAAPFMIDLVRAMDCYMEIDFIDVSSYGDATESSGAVTILKDIDSDVTERHILLVEDIVDTGRTLEKLLELFSGRGAASVKVCSLLDKPERRIANVAADYVGLSVPNEFVVGYGLDFRQQYRNLPYIGVLKPEVYQG, encoded by the coding sequence ATGAATCAAGACATTGCTAAAATCCTCGTGACTACTGAGCAAATTAACAATGCAGTGGCGCGGCTGGGCCGAGAGCTGACCAGCGAATACCGCGACAAGAATCCGCTGGTCATCGGCGTCCTGCGCGGTGCGGCGCCGTTCATGATCGATCTGGTGCGCGCCATGGATTGCTATATGGAAATCGATTTCATTGACGTCTCTAGCTACGGCGACGCGACTGAATCATCCGGCGCGGTCACCATTCTCAAAGACATTGATAGCGACGTTACCGAACGGCATATTCTACTGGTTGAGGACATCGTCGATACCGGCCGAACGTTGGAAAAATTGCTGGAATTATTCTCTGGTCGCGGTGCAGCCTCAGTCAAAGTCTGCTCACTGCTCGACAAGCCCGAACGACGTATCGCCAACGTCGCCGCAGATTACGTCGGCCTGTCCGTCCCCAACGAATTCGTCGTCGGCTACGGCCTAGACTTCCGCCAACAATACCGAAACCTACCGTATATCGGAGTGTTGAAGCCTGAGGTGTATCAGGGATAA
- a CDS encoding glutamate racemase, which translates to MKIGIFDTGTGGKLVAKRLEKLLPQHTYTTVIDRKHAPYGNRSSEEIITLTDTAIQPILSCDIIVIACNTATTNAISSLRQRYPDVCFIGFEPMIKSAAALTKSHRITLLATNATKHSQRLRALISEYAAGVRIDTPDTRAWAQMIDQGLADDIVLDEVSASVADGSDVIALGCTHYLAIKRRLQRLFPQCRILEPTAIIAKRISDFAS; encoded by the coding sequence ATGAAGATCGGCATATTCGATACGGGAACTGGCGGCAAATTAGTAGCGAAAAGACTGGAAAAATTGCTGCCGCAGCATACATATACTACAGTCATTGATAGAAAGCATGCACCGTACGGTAATCGCTCGTCAGAAGAAATTATCACACTGACTGATACCGCTATCCAGCCGATACTATCATGCGACATTATTGTTATAGCATGCAATACCGCCACGACTAACGCGATTAGCTCGCTGCGGCAACGTTACCCAGATGTATGCTTTATCGGCTTTGAACCGATGATCAAATCGGCCGCCGCTTTGACCAAATCGCATCGTATTACCCTGCTGGCGACAAACGCCACCAAACACAGCCAGCGTCTGCGCGCGCTTATCAGTGAATATGCTGCTGGCGTTCGCATCGATACGCCAGACACCCGTGCGTGGGCGCAGATGATTGATCAAGGTTTGGCCGACGATATTGTGCTTGATGAAGTATCGGCCAGTGTTGCGGACGGCAGCGATGTTATTGCTCTAGGCTGCACGCATTATCTGGCAATTAAGAGGCGGTTACAACGCCTTTTTCCGCAATGCCGCATTCTTGAACCCACTGCAATTATCGCCAAGCGGATTAGCGATTTTGCTAGCTAA
- a CDS encoding peptide chain release factor 2, with product MQPLKKHIQTLQSEVEQAKATLDFAALEQELAALDERLNQPEIWHNPDEAQVLAKKAASLRQTVEPWQTLGVQLADIAELMELGDDDLLPEFEAQISALEQEFARRKTDLLFSGPYDNREAVVRISAGVGGLDAQDFAAMLERMYLRWAEKSGMKVDTLERSTNDDAGIKTAVLEISGPFAYGKLRSENGVHRLVRLSPFNADNLRQTSFALVEVLPKIDTPDEIAIDPSDLRIDVYRSGGKGGQGVNTTDSAVRVTHVPTGITVAIQNERSQIQNKETALKILRSKLLAMKLEQHAETLSDLRAGESANWGSQIRNYVLHPYTLVKDTRTKHENRNAQGVLDGDVDEFMTAYLRESRG from the coding sequence ATGCAGCCACTCAAAAAACACATCCAAACCCTGCAGTCAGAAGTAGAACAGGCCAAGGCGACGCTGGATTTTGCGGCATTGGAGCAGGAGCTGGCGGCGCTGGATGAGCGGCTTAATCAGCCGGAGATTTGGCATAATCCGGACGAGGCGCAGGTGCTGGCCAAAAAGGCGGCTAGCCTGCGCCAGACAGTTGAGCCGTGGCAGACGCTCGGGGTGCAGCTGGCGGATATCGCTGAGTTGATGGAGCTGGGTGACGATGATCTGCTGCCGGAGTTTGAAGCGCAAATATCAGCATTGGAGCAGGAATTTGCTCGGCGCAAGACTGATTTGCTGTTCAGCGGCCCGTATGACAACCGCGAGGCGGTGGTGCGGATTTCGGCTGGCGTAGGCGGGCTGGATGCTCAGGATTTCGCGGCCATGCTGGAGCGGATGTATCTGCGCTGGGCGGAGAAGTCGGGGATGAAAGTCGACACACTGGAGCGCTCGACCAATGATGATGCGGGAATAAAGACAGCGGTGTTGGAGATTTCTGGGCCGTTTGCCTATGGAAAATTACGCTCAGAGAACGGCGTGCATCGGCTGGTGCGCCTCAGTCCGTTTAATGCTGATAATTTGCGCCAGACTAGCTTTGCACTGGTGGAAGTGCTGCCAAAAATTGATACGCCGGATGAAATTGCAATTGACCCGAGTGATCTGAGGATTGATGTGTATCGCTCGGGCGGCAAGGGCGGCCAGGGCGTAAATACCACTGATTCGGCGGTGCGGGTGACACATGTACCGACGGGCATTACGGTGGCGATCCAGAATGAGCGCTCGCAGATTCAGAATAAAGAAACGGCGCTGAAGATTTTGCGCTCCAAGTTGCTGGCGATGAAGCTGGAGCAGCATGCTGAAACCCTGTCTGACCTCAGGGCTGGTGAGTCAGCTAACTGGGGCAGTCAGATCAGAAATTACGTCCTGCATCCGTACACGCTGGTCAAAGACACCCGCACCAAGCACGAGAACCGCAACGCCCAGGGCGTGCTGGACGGGGATGTTGATGAGTTTATGACGGCTTATTTGCGTGAATCGCGTGGCTGA
- the ftsE gene encoding cell division ATP-binding protein FtsE — protein sequence MEMILLDRVTKTYGKDNKPALNRVSVHVKPGEFVILVGTSGAGKSTLLKLLTREEKPTGGKIVVGGIDYDTLKDKHIPLLRRKIGVVFQDFKLLPNRTVFENVAFALEIAGMTNREIKSTVPKVIELVGLKGKEKNFPNQLSGGERQRVAIARAVVRQPKILIADEPTGNLDPKHSWDIVRLLEKINKYGTTVLLTTHNVDIVNKLKRRVITIDHGKITSDQAKGSYKQ from the coding sequence GTGGAAATGATTTTGTTAGATAGGGTTACCAAAACATATGGCAAGGACAACAAGCCGGCCTTGAACCGGGTGAGTGTTCATGTCAAGCCGGGCGAGTTCGTGATTTTGGTCGGGACATCGGGAGCGGGGAAGTCGACGCTACTCAAGCTGCTGACCCGCGAGGAAAAGCCGACTGGTGGTAAGATTGTCGTCGGTGGGATTGACTACGATACGCTCAAGGACAAGCACATCCCGTTGCTGCGCCGAAAAATTGGCGTGGTGTTTCAGGATTTCAAGCTTTTGCCAAATCGAACGGTGTTTGAAAATGTGGCTTTTGCACTGGAGATTGCTGGCATGACCAACCGCGAGATTAAATCAACGGTGCCAAAGGTGATCGAGCTGGTGGGGCTGAAAGGTAAGGAAAAGAATTTCCCAAACCAACTGTCTGGCGGTGAGCGCCAACGGGTGGCGATTGCCCGGGCAGTGGTTCGGCAGCCAAAGATCTTGATCGCTGACGAGCCGACTGGTAACCTTGACCCAAAGCATAGCTGGGATATTGTGCGCTTGCTGGAAAAAATTAACAAATACGGCACCACGGTGCTGCTGACCACGCACAATGTCGATATTGTCAATAAGCTCAAACGCCGGGTGATCACCATTGATCACGGTAAAATCACCTCTGATCAAGCCAAGGGGAGTTACAAACAATGA
- a CDS encoding FtsX-like permease family protein, protein MTDISRKAAAKARVDPKVLKRTRQRRRRVLTFWRMCRYGINNFSRNTWLTIAATAVMAVTLLIIAVTMAARQVLVDSVDTISRKSDMSIFLKGSTEQKVIDELTSRLSKLQNVEKVTYISAEQARQEQIEKYKNDPATLEAIKESSNEMPASLRASLKDLNDQRALIEFTKHDELYKKHKDPTKEPSFIGDRREAINAIGDWVRFASIAGSIATVVFVVISSLVVFNTIRMAIFNRKDEIQMMKLIGADRGFIRGPFIVEAVMYGFIAALVASGVGYLLLFSAHDKLAVRLPMDNLMNIGTTYAGLVVLAMIMIGAVIGIVSSLIATRKYLKL, encoded by the coding sequence ATGACCGATATCTCACGTAAAGCCGCCGCCAAGGCGCGCGTCGATCCTAAAGTTCTCAAGCGCACGCGGCAGCGTCGCCGTCGGGTGCTGACGTTCTGGCGAATGTGCCGGTATGGTATCAATAATTTTAGCCGTAATACCTGGCTGACGATCGCAGCGACTGCGGTGATGGCGGTGACGCTGCTCATTATTGCCGTTACTATGGCTGCTCGCCAGGTGCTGGTTGACTCGGTCGATACAATTTCGCGCAAGTCCGATATGTCGATTTTCCTCAAAGGTTCAACCGAGCAAAAGGTGATCGACGAGCTGACATCGCGCCTGAGCAAGCTCCAGAATGTCGAAAAGGTGACGTATATCTCGGCAGAGCAGGCGCGTCAGGAGCAAATCGAGAAGTATAAGAATGATCCAGCAACTCTCGAGGCGATCAAGGAATCAAGTAACGAAATGCCAGCATCGCTTCGGGCTTCGCTCAAGGATTTAAACGATCAGCGGGCACTGATTGAGTTTACGAAGCATGACGAGCTGTATAAGAAGCACAAAGATCCGACCAAAGAACCGTCGTTCATCGGTGATCGGCGTGAGGCGATCAACGCCATCGGTGACTGGGTGCGGTTTGCCAGTATTGCCGGCTCGATCGCTACGGTGGTGTTTGTGGTTATTTCGTCGCTGGTGGTGTTTAACACTATCAGGATGGCAATTTTTAACCGTAAAGACGAGATCCAGATGATGAAACTGATCGGCGCTGATCGTGGGTTTATTCGCGGGCCATTTATCGTCGAGGCAGTTATGTATGGATTTATCGCGGCGCTGGTGGCCTCAGGAGTCGGCTATTTGTTGTTGTTCTCGGCGCATGACAAGCTGGCGGTGCGGCTGCCGATGGATAATTTGATGAATATTGGCACCACGTATGCCGGACTGGTGGTGTTGGCGATGATCATGATCGGTGCGGTGATCGGTATCGTCTCGTCATTGATTGCGACGCGCAAATACTTAAAATTATAA
- a CDS encoding CHAP domain-containing protein has translation MKIRSTTPVSTSRATRAALVAVSAVVLGAGVFQLGPHVFARDYEAEINALNQQAQQAQNEANRLGTMAATLEEELGRINAQIDSIRAEIAKSQQKHDTLVAEIAKNKLAIEKNRKVMGKILSDIYLDDQISPLEMLASSKSIGDYVDKQEQRSSLRSSLNDKIKEIKALQAKLEENKKSVENVLKDQKAQQSQLASKQAEQAKLVNDTKNDQNAYAALATQRNNQAAKLREEQLRENKRRFIIGAGSAGTGGYPSAWANAPLDAYVDPWGLYTRECVSYVAWKIHSTGRFVPHFGGAGNANQWPSTAARYGIQSGSTPKAGAAAVSMAGQYGHVMYVESVNGDGTITVSDYNRGWDGLYRGPDAPGSRMSASGLIYIYF, from the coding sequence ATGAAGATACGGTCCACCACACCAGTTTCGACATCACGAGCCACACGGGCAGCTCTCGTGGCGGTTAGTGCTGTTGTTTTGGGCGCTGGCGTGTTCCAGCTCGGCCCACACGTATTCGCGCGTGACTATGAAGCGGAAATTAACGCTCTCAACCAACAGGCGCAACAGGCGCAGAACGAGGCCAATCGTCTCGGGACGATGGCAGCGACGCTGGAGGAAGAGCTGGGGCGCATTAACGCGCAGATTGATTCGATTCGGGCGGAAATTGCCAAGAGCCAGCAAAAGCACGACACGCTGGTTGCCGAAATTGCTAAGAACAAGCTAGCGATTGAAAAAAATCGTAAAGTCATGGGTAAAATCTTGTCGGATATTTACCTCGATGATCAGATTTCACCGCTCGAGATGCTGGCGAGCTCCAAATCAATCGGCGATTATGTCGATAAGCAGGAGCAGCGTAGTAGTTTGCGATCATCGCTGAACGATAAGATCAAGGAAATTAAGGCGCTGCAGGCGAAGTTAGAAGAGAATAAAAAGTCAGTTGAGAATGTGCTCAAAGACCAGAAAGCTCAGCAGTCGCAACTAGCGTCCAAGCAAGCAGAGCAGGCTAAGCTGGTTAATGACACCAAGAATGACCAAAATGCCTACGCGGCCCTGGCGACGCAGCGGAATAACCAAGCAGCGAAACTGCGCGAAGAGCAGCTTAGAGAAAACAAGAGGCGATTTATCATTGGGGCTGGATCTGCGGGGACTGGCGGATATCCAAGTGCTTGGGCGAATGCACCGCTAGATGCTTACGTCGATCCATGGGGCCTATATACGCGTGAGTGCGTGAGCTATGTGGCGTGGAAGATCCACAGTACCGGTCGGTTTGTGCCACACTTTGGTGGGGCTGGTAACGCTAATCAGTGGCCATCAACAGCGGCGCGATACGGCATCCAGAGCGGTTCGACGCCAAAGGCTGGTGCGGCTGCAGTATCAATGGCGGGTCAATATGGTCATGTTATGTATGTCGAGTCGGTTAATGGTGATGGCACAATTACGGTAAGTGACTATAATAGAGGATGGGATGGTTTGTATCGTGGACCTGATGCCCCTGGATCTAGAATGTCGGCCTCTGGGCTTATATATATATATTTCTAG
- a CDS encoding PDZ domain-containing protein: MTEQRRVGTRARLFLGGLLIAIVSFAAGTRSDLIVAQVGSLFGLRTATGSLDLSAVQRVYRELKAHYDGNLDEQALTRGAARGMVAATGDPHTAYMDPDEAKEFEKNLSGNIGGGIGAEIAKRHNVPTIIRPLKNSPAEKAGVKAGDAIVKVNDTVVTNMPVDQVVQRIRGDVGTTVKLVLSRGGERKDITVTREEVVAPAAEWKVDGEIGILTVSRFNDDTGKQARQAAEEFRSAGVRKVILDLRGNPGGTVAAAQALAGLWLNHEVVMTQRRGEQVISTEKSTGQPLLGDIKTVVLINGGSASASEIVAGALKDHGKATLVGEKTYGKGSVQRPIDLADGSVLKVTEARWYTPHGKNIDKSGIEPDIKVEMTAGAADNGRDPQLEKAKSV, from the coding sequence ATGACAGAGCAACGGAGGGTAGGAACGCGGGCTCGCTTGTTTTTGGGCGGGCTGCTGATCGCGATTGTGAGTTTTGCGGCCGGGACGCGGTCGGATCTGATCGTGGCGCAGGTCGGGTCGCTGTTTGGTCTCAGAACAGCAACGGGGTCGCTGGATTTATCAGCGGTGCAGCGCGTGTACCGTGAGCTAAAGGCTCATTATGACGGTAATTTGGATGAGCAAGCACTTACGCGTGGGGCGGCGCGCGGTATGGTGGCAGCGACGGGCGATCCGCACACGGCGTACATGGATCCGGATGAAGCCAAGGAGTTTGAGAAGAACTTGTCGGGCAATATTGGTGGCGGTATCGGGGCGGAAATTGCCAAGCGGCATAACGTGCCGACGATCATCCGGCCGCTAAAGAATAGCCCAGCCGAAAAGGCGGGCGTCAAAGCTGGTGATGCCATCGTCAAGGTCAATGACACGGTGGTGACTAATATGCCGGTTGATCAAGTGGTGCAGCGTATTCGTGGCGACGTTGGCACGACGGTCAAGTTGGTGCTGTCGCGTGGCGGCGAGCGTAAAGATATAACGGTGACACGCGAGGAGGTCGTCGCGCCGGCTGCCGAGTGGAAGGTTGATGGTGAGATTGGTATTTTGACGGTCAGTCGCTTTAATGATGACACCGGCAAGCAAGCGCGCCAAGCCGCCGAGGAGTTTCGCTCGGCAGGTGTTAGGAAAGTCATCCTCGACCTTCGAGGAAATCCTGGCGGTACGGTGGCGGCCGCACAGGCGTTAGCGGGGTTGTGGCTCAATCATGAGGTGGTAATGACCCAACGGCGCGGTGAGCAGGTTATCTCGACGGAGAAATCGACCGGCCAGCCGCTTCTCGGTGATATCAAGACGGTTGTGTTGATTAACGGTGGTAGTGCCAGCGCCAGCGAGATCGTGGCGGGGGCGCTCAAGGATCACGGCAAGGCGACGCTGGTTGGCGAAAAAACTTATGGCAAGGGCAGTGTGCAGCGGCCGATTGATCTCGCGGATGGCTCGGTTCTAAAAGTGACCGAGGCGCGCTGGTATACGCCGCATGGCAAGAATATTGACAAGTCGGGTATCGAGCCAGATATTAAGGTCGAGATGACGGCTGGGGCGGCAGATAATGGACGCGATCCACAATTGGAAAAAGCAAAGAGTGTATAG
- a CDS encoding response regulator, with product MQHRKKILLVEDDTALAAVYRSRLELEGFEIREVHNGEDALSATVAFRPDLIVLDAMMPKISGFDVLDILRNTPETTNVRVIMLTALSQQKDRERAEALGVDEYLVKSQVVIGDVVARVKHHLGMSQSFEN from the coding sequence ATGCAACACAGGAAAAAAATACTATTGGTTGAAGACGATACAGCACTGGCGGCAGTCTATCGGTCGCGGCTGGAGCTGGAGGGCTTTGAGATTCGTGAGGTGCATAATGGTGAGGACGCGCTGTCGGCAACGGTGGCGTTTCGGCCGGATCTGATCGTACTGGATGCTATGATGCCGAAAATTAGCGGCTTTGACGTGCTCGATATCCTGCGCAATACGCCAGAAACGACCAACGTGCGGGTGATCATGCTGACGGCGCTCAGCCAGCAGAAAGACCGAGAGCGGGCAGAGGCGCTGGGCGTGGATGAATACCTCGTCAAGTCACAGGTGGTGATCGGCGATGTGGTAGCGCGAGTGAAGCATCATTTGGGCATGTCGCAGTCGTTTGAAAACTAG
- a CDS encoding 50S ribosomal protein L27, which produces MSKVKAGGSSKNIHNNPGQRLGVKRFGGQKVNAGEVLVRQTGATKIAGEGAYMSRNYTIHAAKSGVVTFKQVKKTKFTGKTERRTQVCVG; this is translated from the coding sequence ATGTCAAAAGTCAAAGCTGGTGGCTCAAGTAAGAACATCCACAACAACCCTGGCCAACGCCTCGGCGTCAAGCGCTTCGGCGGCCAAAAAGTCAACGCTGGCGAGGTACTCGTCCGCCAAACAGGCGCCACAAAAATCGCTGGCGAGGGCGCGTACATGAGCCGCAACTACACTATCCACGCCGCTAAGTCTGGCGTCGTCACCTTCAAACAGGTCAAGAAAACCAAATTCACCGGCAAAACTGAGCGGCGAACTCAGGTTTGCGTCGGCTAG